The Corynebacterium sp. SCR221107 genome includes the window CCGCCACCTTTTCTCTGGTTAAAGGTGGCGGGCTCGCAGGCGTTTGCGGCCGATGGTGACAGGGCTAACTAACTCCCTTATGAGTACTGCAAGTTTGGTATACCGACTAGTTCGCTACCTCAACAATCACCTCGAACTAATATCACTTCGCGCCCCTGCCCATCGTTTGCCTCAGTGCCTAGGCGCCTTAGTGTCTCTGGTTCTCGGTGGAGTTCGGTGAGGGTGGCGGCTTACACAAAACCCGTACACGGTGTTCTCTCAAAGAGCACCACTTACGTGCACGGGCGCGTGGGAGCCGAGGATGTGGGAGCTTGTCTTTTTCGTCCTCGTGGGTTTAATTCAAGCCGACAGCCTTGTTGATCATTCCGGCAAGTTGCTCTGCCGCGGTAGCCTGCTGCGAGGTTCCCCCCAACTCAGCCGCCGCGGTGGCAAGTCCTGGATCGGGAGCCGTTTCGCCAACGTTGATGACATCGAGGGTAACCCCGCCCGCCTTCGCCGCATCGATTGCGGACTGGAGATCGAAGGTGTCGGCCGTGCCGGAAACAATAAGCACCACGCGAACCTCTTCTGAGACCTCGGCCGCCGACTTCAGGGCCGCCGAGAGAGCCGAGCGCGTCTGCGGCTGGCCACCGGTGCCGAATCGGACCACGGCGGCCGCGGCGGACTGCCCGCCGGTTGTGTCATCGAGACCAACGTTGACTCGCCACCCCTGGGTTACTCCTTCGCTCATCGGCGAAGAGTAGTTCCACAAAGCGACCTGCTTACCTGCAGCACCGATGCGCAACGAGGCATCGGTGATGGCGTTAGCCGCAGTGTTATACCAGGTGGTCTGGCCGAGGGCTGCACCCATGGCATCGGAGGTATCGAGCAGGAACAACGTGTTTTGCACCTGATGCGCTGAGGCAACAGCAGAGCTGGTAGCCGCAGCAGATTCAGTGGTAGGCGAGGCGGCGCCGGCAAACGTGGACAATGCTTCCATTGCAGCGATCCCCGTGACCGTGGACAAAGGGTTGTCCGAGGCAGTGGATTGGGTGGAAACGAAGTCCGTCGCTGCCGCGATGGCATCCTCGGTGACCGCGTTGGTGGTATTCAGGATCACCGCACGCTGCGGAATGCTCACAGCAGAGCCCGATTCGGTAGCGGGGACAAAGGAATAGCCACTGGGCAGTGCGGACTCGGGCAAGGCAATATTATCGGCGCCTTCTGCGGCGGCTTGTCGGACAGTCGTGTCTGTTCCCGAGTTCAACGCGGCCGTGATGGTGGCGGTTGCATCATCGGTGGCAGCAGCCGCGTTGGTGGCAACAGCTGCGACGAATGCACTGGCCAAGGCGTTGTCCTTAGTGGCATAGGTGATAGGCGTATCCCCGCCAAAGGTGAAATCGGTCTTTGTGGCAACGCCGACTGGAACGGTGGCAATGACCGGCCAATCAAGGGAAGCATTTGTTCTATCTGAGGACTTGATTGTAGCGATGGTCTCCTCGTCAGACGCGCTGGTGAGATACACCGCTGCGTTCTGCAGGGAATCCGTGGCGGTAGCAGTGACGCAGTAGCTGTTGATCACTGGGGATGTACCGTTGTACTTGTTAACCACGTCTTTGAGCAATGTCGGGTCGTCGCCAGCCACGGCCAAGGTGAGCTCGCCGGCGCTGCACGCGGCGTCCTCGCTGGCGGTAGTGGCGCTGTCATCGCCTTTGCCAGCGATAAGCCACCATGCGCCTAATGCGATGGCGGTGATTACCGCGACGATGAGGACGACAAACGACCCCGCGACCTTATTGTTCTGGGTACCCGTTGAGTGACGTGCCACAGTGGAAGCCTCAAGTCTTTCGTATTCATCAAAATCCATGCCGAAGACAGGAGCAAGACAGAACCCAACTAGGTGAGCTGGCACCCTAAGCTGTTCCCGCAAGGGTGCTAAATCGCCCTAGTCCGAGATGCCCCATTGTGTGCCTTCGGCCAGAAATCCAAGTGCTCCCTAGTCTAGCGTGAGCAAGGCCTCATCTATGGTCGCGACAAGCCGTGTTCGCAAATGCTCTCCGCGGCGGGCGATCTCGCGCTGGCGTAAGACGTACTCGGCCTTGCCCTCGGACGTTTCGATGGGTACTACCCCTAGGCCATACTCACGGCAATCATAAGGGGAGGCCTCCATGTCCAGAATTCGGGCATCCCAGGCTAGATCAAAGCAATCAAGCCACAGCTCGCCGGGAACTAGTGGCCCCAGCTTCGCCGCCCACTTGTATAAGTCCATGCTGGCGTGCAAACACCCCCGCTGCTCATGAGCGGTCTGGCCCTGTCTGGTCAGCACCGTCAGGTTCAGTGGTCGAGCCGGTGGGGTGAAGAACCGGAAAGCATCAAAATGGGTGCACCGGATGTTGTTCTCCTCGACTACTTTGTTGGTTCCAGCAGTGCCAAGCCGTAGGGGAAGATCGTGGCGAGGCTTGTCCGTTTGGTAGACCATCGCCCATTCGTGCAGACCAAAACAGTCGAAATGCGCCGGGTTCCTTGACGTGGATTCCAAAAGTGTACGGATGAAATCCACCGTGTTCGCACGTCGAGCCAGAAAAGCCCTCGTATCTAGGGTTATGCCTTGCTGGGTGCGCTGGTAGCCCTTCCATTGTCCGTGCGGTGCGTCACCTTCAAGGATCACGCCCACTCCGGGATGCCAACGGTGCATGTGTGACATGCGGATGGGGTAGTACTCGAAAAGGAAGTCAAAGACCGGGTGCTTCGTCCCTGCGCGGCGACGCGCCATATGCGCGCGGGTGAGCTCGTCAGCGCGCAGCTCGTGGTCCCGCATGCGCTGTTCCCATTGCTCGAGAGTCAAGACAACGGGGTTGGTGCCACATCCTTGAGCCGATTCTGTGGCTGTGGAGGTCATGGTTGCGCGGTTTCCTCGTGGGTCCAGTCGGAGAAGGTACCCAAGTATTCCTCGATGAGGTCCTCGAGGGTGATCACACCAATGAGCTGACCGCGGTCGCGGACCTGGGCCATGTGCGCTGACTTGCGGTGCATCGCATGCAGGGCCTCCTCGAGGCTGCCGGAAGCATCCACGATGGACAGCGGGCGAATTTCGGAACGATGGATTCGTTGATCCGGGATGACCTCTTCGAAGCGGTCGAGGACATCCTTGACGTGGACATAGCCAACGTAGGAACCGTCCTTACCCGTGACCGGGAAGCGAGAGAAACCGGTTTCGGCGACCGCCTTTTCGACGTCGGAAAGCTTGGGCCCGCGTTCGCCGAAGTCGAGGGTGCGAACCTTGTCCGTCGGGATGAGGACCTCGGTAAGCGAGCGCGACTCCGAACGAAGAGCCTTGCGAAGACGGATCGTCTCCTCAGCATCGAGGAGTCCTTCTGAACGTGATTCGGAGATCATGGAATCCAGCTCAGACTGGGTGACAGTGGTGTCCAGCTCGTCTTTTTGCTCGATGCCGAACAGACGCAAGGTCACGCGAGCGATGCCGTTGAGACCGACTACGACCGGGCGCGAAATCCGCATCACGAAAATGAGGACAGGGCTGAGCCATATCGCTAAGGTTTCCGGCCCCGTCAGCGCAATGTTCTTCGGAACCATCTCGCCAAACAGGATGTGCAAGAAGGTGATCAATCCCAAGGCGATGACAAAGGAGACCGGGTGAAGCAGGTGCTCAGAAAGGCCAAGCGCCTGGAAGGGCTCCTCGATGAAGTGGGCAATAGCGGGCTCGGCCACCTTGCCCAAAATAAGCGAGGCGATGGTGATACCCAACTGGCACGTCGCGAGCAGGATCGACAGATGCTCGGTGGCATACAACACTCGCTTCGCACCCCGGCGGCCCTGCGCGATGAGGTTTTCGATGCGGTCGCGGCGTGAGGAAATGAGCGCGAACTCCGCCGCAACGAAGAAGGCGTTGGCGGCAAGCAACGCGACAATGAGAAGAATGGTGGAAAGGATCGACATCGTTTAAGCCTTCTTCTCTCGTGCTTCGGCTTCCAGCTTGGCCGCCTCGGCACCGGTGATCGGGGAGAGCACAACCGTGTCAACGCGACGATCCTCCATCACGGTGACCTTTGCCATCCAGCGCCCCGTGAAGCCGGACTCGAACTCCGCCCGGAATGGGTTGTCGGATTCGGGCAGCACAAGCTCGTCGCCGGCGGAAGGTATCTTGCCGAGCTGCGCCATCACAAGCCCGCCGAGAGTTTCATAGGGTCCATCCGGGGCGATGTAGCCGACCTTTTCACCAAGGTCATCCAGTCGCACGAGTCCAGATACGGACCAACTGTTACCGAAGCGCTGGAAGTCGCGCTCAGCTTCGGCATTATCGTGCTCGTCGTAGACCTCGCCGAGGATTTCCTCGACAACGTCCTCGATGGTAATCAGCCCTGCGGTTCCACCATACTCGTCAGCGACCAGGATCACCTGGGAACCTGCCTGGCGAACCGCAGCGAGGACGGCGTCGCCGTCAAGGGACCCCGGGACCACCGGGATGGGGCGCGCAAGATCCTTGAGCTGCTTGGTGGCGCGCTCGGAGGCCTCTACTGCGAAAGCGTCCTTGTAATGGACGACGCCGATGGTGTCATCGAGGTCTCCACGGATGATGGGGAATCGGGAATGTCCGGTCTCAATGGCTAAGGCGATGAGATCGGCGACTGTATCGTCGGCGTGCAACGCCTCCACCGTCGAGCGAGGGGTCATTAACTCCTCTGCGGTCGACTCACCAAACTTGAGGCTGCGGTCGAGAACGAGGGCCGTCGTCTTTTCCAGATCGCCCTGTTCCGCGGAGTTGCGTACCAGTGCGGTCAACTCCTGCGTGGAGCGGGCGGAGGCCAGCTCGTCGGCAGGTTCGATGCCGAGGCGACGCACCGTCCAGTTGGCGGAGTGATTGAGCAGTTTGATGAAACCCTTGAAGACGGTGTTGAAAGCATTGACCGGGCCAACCACGTAACGGGCGGTCCCGAGCGGATTGGTGATGGCAATGTTTTTTGGCACCAGCTCACCAAACACCATGGACAGCAAGGTGGCGATGATCAGCGCCAACACCAAGGCGATGCTGGGTGTGAGGTCCTCGGAGACACCCATCCACTCCAGCATCGGGGTGAAGAACGTGGCCAAGATCGGCTCGGCGAGGTAACCGGTGGCCAGCGTGGTGATGGTAATACCCAGCTGGGCGCCGGAAAGGACAAACGATAGGTTTTGGTAGTCTCGCTTCACCGCCTGGGCTCGCTTGTCCCCGCGGTTGGCAACATCGTTTTCGATGGTGGAGCGCTCAAGGCCCGTCAGGGCAAACTCAATGGCCACAAATAGGCCAGTTGATGCTGTGAGCAGGATAAATCCGAGTAGCGAGAGAATACTTATGATTATGTCCATGTCAGGTTCGCAGCGACCTTGCTGCGGGTTGACCGTCCTTCTTTTTCTTGTCGTCCCAGCCCCGGAGGTGAAGCGGTGCGAGGAGCTGAAACGGCGACAGTTTTCACTTGTGTGTGCACCAGGGAGGCCGTTTGCGACTTGCCCTTGCCCAGGGGCGTGCGCGGGCGAGCGGGCTTGGTCTCAGTTTTCTAACGCAAGTGCGTGGATACTGGTTCCCATTGGATTCACAAACTCGAGAATAGATTCTATCCTTTGCGCCGGTTGTTTCGCTCAACGCGCGGGTTGCCGCCCCAACTATCTCGCTTTTTGGCACCACCGCGGCGCCTGCGTGGGCCGCCGAACTCAGTTGAGTTAGCCCGAGATGTGGAGCCTCCGCGCGCATCGCGCCCTGTCGTGCGGGCGTTGTCCTGGCCGCGGTTGGACGCTGTGCCTTTGGTGCCTTTGGTGCCTGTGGCGTCTCTGGTGTCTTGGGTGTCCCTTGCACTATTGTTTCGTCCACCTCCCACATCGCGATGCTTCTGGCCGGTACGGTGGGGCGCAGTGGCGCCTTGTGGTCGGTGTCGCCTTTCGTTTGCTGCGTGCCCTGCTGCCTGCGAGTGGTGCTTGCCGACGTCCCCAGCGCGGGCAGTGTGATCTGTCCCCTTGTCCGCACCCCTGCGTGCACGGTGATTGTGTGCGGACTGCACGTGTTCGCTGAAGGAACCCAACGGGGCCGCGAAGGATTGCTTGGCACCGGTGATCCTTTGAAGCTCCGGCGATTGCTCATGAACTTTCAAGGTATTTGCCTTGACTCCCGCCTTTTTGAGGAGTTGCTCCACCTCTTTGATCTGCTCGTCCATGACCAGAGTCACCACTTTTCCCTGTGCCCCGGCGCGGGCAGTGCGTCCCGCGCGGTGCAGGTAGGCCTTGTGCTCTGCCGGCGGATCGACGTGGACGACGAGGTCGACATCGTCAATGTCGATGCCTCGGGCGGCGATATCTGTTGCCACCAGCACCGGTACGCTGCCGTCCGCGAAGCCTTCCAACGCGAGCGTGCGGGATGTCTGGCCTTTATCGCCGTGCAGCCCCGCGGCGTGGATGCCGATTCGACGCAGCTTTTTGACCTGCCGGTCGACTCCGTGCTTAGTGCGCATGAACATGATGGTCTTGCCCTCACGGGCGGCGATCCGCAGCACGATCTCGTTGCGGGTGTCGCGCCCGCCGACATAGAACACGAAATGCTCCATCGTCGCCACCTCGGCCTTGACCGGCGCCGTGGAGTGGGTCACCGGCTCGTGCATGAATTCCTTGACGAGCTTGTCCACCTCATTGTCTAAGGTGGCAGAAAAAAGCAGGCGCTGGCCCCTGGAAGGGGTAAGCCGCAGGAGCTTTCGAACCTGTGGCAAGAAGCCCATATCGGCCATCTGGTCAGCCTCATCGAGCGCGGTAACCTCCACGGCGTCGAGGAAGAGCTGCTGTTGGTTGACCAAGTCCTGGGCGCGGCCTGGAGTGGCAACGAGTACGTCGACAGGGGCCGCTAGTTGCCTTATCTGACGATTGATGTTCACACCACCGACGACCTCGAGGACTCGTTGACCCAGTGCGGCGGCGGCTGGGTCGAGGCGCTGGGCGATCTGAGTGGCCAATTCTCGGGTGGGGGCCAACACAAGCCCGCGTGGGTGCGCAGGACGCGAGGCACCGGAGCCAGCAAGACGGGCGAGCATGGGCAACCCAAAGGTAAAGGTTTTGCCAGAACCCGTGGGCCCGCGCCCTAACACATCCTTGCCGGCCAGTGCGTCGGGAATGGCGGCCTGTTGGATGGGGAAGGCATCGGTGATGCCTTCGGTGGCCAAGATGCGGGTGATCTCGAGGGGAAGGCCAAGCTCGGCGAAGGTAGTCATTGATTCAACCTTAGACAAACGCGCAGCCGAGTACAAAGGAGCACAAAAGTCGAAAAACGCAAGCCCCCACCCAGGCGACGGACGTTTGTCGCCAAGGTGAGGGCCGAAAGGCGTCGGAAAGCAACTGCGCACGAAGCATTCAAGCAATGCGGGCTCGGTTCCGACAATATGAGACGCAGTCGTGGAGGAGTTTAGGCCTCAATCTCGCTGCGATCGCCAGACCACAAGGTGTGGAAGGTTCCTTCTTTGTCCACACGCTTGTAGGTGTGGGCGCCGAAGTAGTCGCGCTGGCCTTGGATTAGTGCGGCGGGAAGACGCTGCGCACGCAGACTGTCGTAGTAGGAAAGGGAAGAGGCAAACACCGGAATCGGCTGCCCAACCTGGGTGGCGGCCACGACGACGCGACGCCAGGAATCGATAAGGCCTTCGAGCTCGCCCTTGAAGTACGGGTCAAGCAGCAAGGACTCAACCTCAGGGTTGGTGTCATATGCCTCGCGGATGCGGTTGAGGAACTTTGCACGGATGATGCAGCCGCCGCGCCAAATGGTGGCCAGGTCGCGCGGGTCAACGTTCCAACTGTGCTCGGCGGAACCGGCCTTGATCTCGTCGAAGCCCTGGGCATAAGCAACCAGCTTGGAGGCATAGAGCGCGCGGCGCACGTCCTCGACGAAGGTCTGCTTGTCCACGCCCAGCGACTCCAAGGTCGACAGCTCGCCAGAAGGCAAAACGCCCTGAGCTGCCACGCGCTGCGAGGTAGCGCCCGACAAAGCGCGGGCGAAGACGGCCTCACCGATGCCGGTGACCGGGATTCCCAGATCCAATGCGGCCTTGACAGTCCAACGGCCGGTACCCTTTTGGCCTGCGGCATCGACGATGAGATCGACCAGTGGTGTGCCGGTTTCGGCGTCCACCTGGGCGAGTACCTCGGCGGTGATCTCAATGAGATAGGAATCCAAATCGCCGGCATTCCAGGTCTTGAAAACCTCGGCGATCTCGGCCGGAGCCATGCCTGCACCGTAACGCAGCAACTGATAAGCTTCGCCGATGACCTGCATGTCGGCGTACTCGATGCCGTTGTGGACCATCTTGACGAAGTGACCGGCCCCGTCAGGGCCGATGTGGGTCACGCAGGGGGTGCCGTCAACGTTAGCGGCAATCGACTCCAGCAAGGGGCCGAGTGCCTCCCAGGACTCCTGTGGACCGCCCGGCATGATGGCCGGGCCGTTGAGGGCGCCTTCCTCGCCGCCGGAAATGCCAGCGCCGACGAAGTTGAGGCCGCGGGCCGCAATTTCCTTCTCGCGGCGAATGGTATCGGTGTAAAGGGCATTGCCACCATCGATGATGATGTCGCCTTCTTCCATGGCGTCAGCAAGCTGGTTGATCACGGCATCGGTGGCAGCGCCGGCCTGCACCATGATGATGGCGCGACGAGGCTTCTCCAGGGATGCCACGAACTCTTCGATGGTCTCGGAAGGGATAAAGTTGCCCTCGGAACCGTGGTTGTCCATGAGATCTTGGGTCTTGGCATAGCTGCGGTTGTACACCGCGACGGTGTGGCCCTTGTGTGCGAAGTTACGTGCGAGATTCGAGCCCATCACTGCAAGGCCCACGACACCGATCTGTGCCAGGTTGCTGTTTTCAGTCATGGTTGTGCATTCTACTCTTGTCTGTTTCGGGTGGGGCAACTCCTCAGCAGGCGGGCAGCATCCACAGTGGGTGTTCAATCGGGCATCAATTGCGAACGATTGCAGGCCAGACTAGCAGGCAAAAGTCGAGAAATCATAGAGCCTATGCTCTTGATTTACATTGTTAATGAGTGTGATAAACCTTTAATTTTTTGGCATTGATTGGGTTTGTGCGTTGCTTTTGCAGAGTTTGCCGTAAGATTTGAGGGCATGAATGAGATTGTGAACGAAAACGCGAGCAAGATCGAAACGGCAATGACCCTGCTTTCGGAGGTTCCCGAAGAAGGTCTGCACATGCGCCAATTGGCCCAACTGAATGAGTCGAGCACCGGATTTGCCGCCCTGCTTGGCCTTCGCTTCACCGAGGTAACCCCGACCTGCGTCAAGGCGGAGATGCCGGTATCGGATGCACACCTGCAGGTGTCCGGAGTTGTCAACGGCGGCGTCTACTGCGGTATCGCCGAGTCGGTGGGCTCGATCATGGGCATTATCGCCGCCAAGGGCAAGGTCGTCCTTGGTGTCAACAACAACACCGACTTCCTTTCTTCAGTGCCGGCAGGGGTCATTTCTGCCGAAGCAACCGTGATCCGCAATGGACGCAATACCCAGTTGCTCAATGTGGAGATGTACCACCGCGACAAGCTCGTCGCGCGTACCACGCTGCGCACCATGCTCGACCCGGCTCCGGTAGAGGGAAATCCGGGCCGTCCGGAGGACAAGTTCAGCGTCTAAAAGCTTTTACTTTATTTACGGTTTAACCCCGCACGACGATAAGGCCACGGCGCCTTCGTCGTGCGGGGTTAAGCTTGCGTGTTATTTAGCCTGCAAAAGATCAGTGGCTGAGTTCTACTAAAGCCAGTTGCGCTTGCGGAAGAACCACCACAAGGCGGCGACGATCAAGACGATGACGCCGAGGACATAAAAATAGCCGTATTGGGAATGTAGCTCGGGCATGTTGTCGAAGTTCATGCCGTAGATGCCGGCGATGAGC containing:
- a CDS encoding 3-methyladenine DNA glycosylase codes for the protein MTSTATESAQGCGTNPVVLTLEQWEQRMRDHELRADELTRAHMARRRAGTKHPVFDFLFEYYPIRMSHMHRWHPGVGVILEGDAPHGQWKGYQRTQQGITLDTRAFLARRANTVDFIRTLLESTSRNPAHFDCFGLHEWAMVYQTDKPRHDLPLRLGTAGTNKVVEENNIRCTHFDAFRFFTPPARPLNLTVLTRQGQTAHEQRGCLHASMDLYKWAAKLGPLVPGELWLDCFDLAWDARILDMEASPYDCREYGLGVVPIETSEGKAEYVLRQREIARRGEHLRTRLVATIDEALLTLD
- a CDS encoding hemolysin family protein — translated: MSILSTILLIVALLAANAFFVAAEFALISSRRDRIENLIAQGRRGAKRVLYATEHLSILLATCQLGITIASLILGKVAEPAIAHFIEEPFQALGLSEHLLHPVSFVIALGLITFLHILFGEMVPKNIALTGPETLAIWLSPVLIFVMRISRPVVVGLNGIARVTLRLFGIEQKDELDTTVTQSELDSMISESRSEGLLDAEETIRLRKALRSESRSLTEVLIPTDKVRTLDFGERGPKLSDVEKAVAETGFSRFPVTGKDGSYVGYVHVKDVLDRFEEVIPDQRIHRSEIRPLSIVDASGSLEEALHAMHRKSAHMAQVRDRGQLIGVITLEDLIEEYLGTFSDWTHEETAQP
- a CDS encoding hemolysin family protein — protein: MDIIISILSLLGFILLTASTGLFVAIEFALTGLERSTIENDVANRGDKRAQAVKRDYQNLSFVLSGAQLGITITTLATGYLAEPILATFFTPMLEWMGVSEDLTPSIALVLALIIATLLSMVFGELVPKNIAITNPLGTARYVVGPVNAFNTVFKGFIKLLNHSANWTVRRLGIEPADELASARSTQELTALVRNSAEQGDLEKTTALVLDRSLKFGESTAEELMTPRSTVEALHADDTVADLIALAIETGHSRFPIIRGDLDDTIGVVHYKDAFAVEASERATKQLKDLARPIPVVPGSLDGDAVLAAVRQAGSQVILVADEYGGTAGLITIEDVVEEILGEVYDEHDNAEAERDFQRFGNSWSVSGLVRLDDLGEKVGYIAPDGPYETLGGLVMAQLGKIPSAGDELVLPESDNPFRAEFESGFTGRWMAKVTVMEDRRVDTVVLSPITGAEAAKLEAEAREKKA
- a CDS encoding vWA domain-containing protein, with the translated sequence MARHSTGTQNNKVAGSFVVLIVAVITAIALGAWWLIAGKGDDSATTASEDAACSAGELTLAVAGDDPTLLKDVVNKYNGTSPVINSYCVTATATDSLQNAAVYLTSASDEETIATIKSSDRTNASLDWPVIATVPVGVATKTDFTFGGDTPITYATKDNALASAFVAAVATNAAAATDDATATITAALNSGTDTTVRQAAAEGADNIALPESALPSGYSFVPATESGSAVSIPQRAVILNTTNAVTEDAIAAATDFVSTQSTASDNPLSTVTGIAAMEALSTFAGAASPTTESAAATSSAVASAHQVQNTLFLLDTSDAMGAALGQTTWYNTAANAITDASLRIGAAGKQVALWNYSSPMSEGVTQGWRVNVGLDDTTGGQSAAAAVVRFGTGGQPQTRSALSAALKSAAEVSEEVRVVLIVSGTADTFDLQSAIDAAKAGGVTLDVINVGETAPDPGLATAAAELGGTSQQATAAEQLAGMINKAVGLN
- a CDS encoding PaaI family thioesterase, with protein sequence MNEIVNENASKIETAMTLLSEVPEEGLHMRQLAQLNESSTGFAALLGLRFTEVTPTCVKAEMPVSDAHLQVSGVVNGGVYCGIAESVGSIMGIIAAKGKVVLGVNNNTDFLSSVPAGVISAEATVIRNGRNTQLLNVEMYHRDKLVARTTLRTMLDPAPVEGNPGRPEDKFSV
- the gndA gene encoding NADP-dependent phosphogluconate dehydrogenase, whose translation is MTENSNLAQIGVVGLAVMGSNLARNFAHKGHTVAVYNRSYAKTQDLMDNHGSEGNFIPSETIEEFVASLEKPRRAIIMVQAGAATDAVINQLADAMEEGDIIIDGGNALYTDTIRREKEIAARGLNFVGAGISGGEEGALNGPAIMPGGPQESWEALGPLLESIAANVDGTPCVTHIGPDGAGHFVKMVHNGIEYADMQVIGEAYQLLRYGAGMAPAEIAEVFKTWNAGDLDSYLIEITAEVLAQVDAETGTPLVDLIVDAAGQKGTGRWTVKAALDLGIPVTGIGEAVFARALSGATSQRVAAQGVLPSGELSTLESLGVDKQTFVEDVRRALYASKLVAYAQGFDEIKAGSAEHSWNVDPRDLATIWRGGCIIRAKFLNRIREAYDTNPEVESLLLDPYFKGELEGLIDSWRRVVVAATQVGQPIPVFASSLSYYDSLRAQRLPAALIQGQRDYFGAHTYKRVDKEGTFHTLWSGDRSEIEA